A genome region from Gossypium hirsutum isolate 1008001.06 chromosome A04, Gossypium_hirsutum_v2.1, whole genome shotgun sequence includes the following:
- the LOC107948094 gene encoding peroxidase N1 gives HNITVNKIIIFLFTLLLAIAASSVRGHSTRVGFYSSTCPRAESIVKSTVKSHFKLDPTIAPGLLRMHFHDCFVRGCDASILIDGPNAEKTAPASQFLKGYKVIDDAKFQLECECPGVVSCADILALAARDSVVLTKGTSWAVPTGRRDGTVSVSKASDTDGNMPGFQDTVDVLKQKFAAKGLNTRDLVTLVGAHTIGTTACEVFSYRLYNFTSTGADPSINPAFVSHLQALCPQNRDGSRQIALDTGSADRFDTSFFAKLREGKGILESDQRLWTDVLIKTFVQRFLEVRGSLGLSFNVEFGKSVVKMSNIEVKTGTMGEIRKVCSKVNEY, from the exons TCTTCTTATTTACCCTATTGCTAGCCATAGCTGCCAGCTCGGTGAGAGGCCATAGCACTCGAGTCGGGTTCTACTCGAGCACATGTCCTCGAGCTGAGTCCATCGTGAAGTCGACCGTCAAATCTCATTTCAAGTTGGATCCGACTATAGCTCCGGGATTGCTCCGTATGCACTTCCATGACTGCTTCGTACGAGGATGCGATGCTTCCATCCTTATTGATGGGCCTAATGCTGAGAAAACTGCACCGGCAAGCCAGTTCTTGAAAGGATACAAAGTCATCGATGATGCCAAGTTTCAACTCGAATGTGAATGCCCCGGAGTTGTTTCGTGCGCCGATATCCTCGCCCTTGCTGCTCGCGATTCCGTAGTTCtg ACTAAGGGAACTAGTTGGGCAGTTCCTACAGGGCGTAGAGATGGAACAGTCTCagtctcaaaagcatctgatacTGATGGCAATATGCCAGGCTTCCAGGATACTGTAGATGTGCTAAAGCAAAAATTTGCAGCAAAGGGTCTCAACACTCGAGATCTTGTCACCCTTGTTG GAGCACACACAATCGGTACCACTGCCTGCGAAGTCTTCAGCTACAGGCTTTACAACTTCACTTCAACAGGAGCCGATCCTTCGATAAATCCCGCATTCGTTTCCCACCTTCAAGCACTTTGCCCTCAGAACCGTGACGGGTCACGGCAGATCGCACTCGACACTGGCAGCGCTGACAGATTCGACACTTCTTTCTTTGCAAAGTTGAGGGAGGGCAAGGGAATACTTGAATCCGATCAAAGATTATGGACTGACGTTTTGATCAAGACGTTTGTGCAACGTTTCTTGGAGGTTAGAGGGTCGCTTGGATTAAGCTTCAACGTTGAGTTTGGGAAATCCGTGGTGAAGATGAGCAACATTGAAGTGAAGACTGGAACTATGGGAGAAATCCGCAAAGTTTGTTCTAAAGTTAATGAGTACTGA